The Kaustia mangrovi genome has a segment encoding these proteins:
- a CDS encoding ABC transporter ATP-binding protein, with product MTEPLVEIQSVSHSFGPHRVLEAISLDIAPASYTVLLGPSGSGKTTLLNILGGFLTPSEGRVLIKGTDCTALAPARRPTTTVFQDYALFPHMTVGANVAFGLRMRGVGRGERRRRALETLEIVGLDHVETRKPHELSGGQRQRVALARALVVEPALLLLDEPLGALDLKLRRQMQDELKAIQKRVGTVFVHVTHDQEEAMALADLCVVMSEGHIEDMGPPERVYRRPRTRFTATFMGESTILPAAAVACPGLDPAASLVAIRPESIGLGDTPPSHVALGSGTVTDLVFQGGFKRASVADPAEPDRIYTVRVPVTQPLAEGDTVTLHCSPDEIIPLKE from the coding sequence GAACCGCTCGTCGAAATCCAGTCCGTCTCCCACAGCTTCGGCCCGCACCGGGTGCTGGAGGCCATCTCGCTCGACATCGCGCCGGCAAGCTACACCGTGCTGCTCGGCCCCTCCGGCTCGGGCAAGACGACGCTCCTCAATATCCTCGGCGGCTTCCTCACGCCCAGCGAGGGCCGCGTCCTCATTAAGGGGACGGACTGCACCGCGCTGGCCCCGGCGCGGCGCCCGACCACCACGGTCTTTCAGGACTATGCGCTGTTTCCGCATATGACCGTCGGTGCCAATGTCGCCTTCGGCCTGAGAATGCGCGGGGTGGGGCGCGGCGAGCGCCGGCGCCGGGCCCTGGAAACGCTGGAGATCGTCGGGCTCGACCATGTCGAGACCCGCAAGCCCCACGAGCTGTCGGGCGGCCAACGCCAGCGTGTCGCGCTCGCCCGCGCGCTGGTGGTCGAACCCGCCCTCCTGCTGCTCGACGAGCCGCTCGGCGCGCTCGACCTGAAGCTCCGCCGCCAGATGCAGGACGAGCTGAAGGCCATACAGAAGCGCGTCGGCACCGTCTTCGTCCATGTCACCCACGACCAGGAGGAAGCGATGGCGCTCGCCGATCTCTGCGTGGTGATGAGCGAGGGACATATCGAGGATATGGGTCCGCCCGAGCGCGTCTATCGCCGCCCGCGCACGCGCTTCACCGCCACCTTCATGGGCGAGAGCACCATCCTGCCGGCGGCGGCCGTCGCCTGTCCGGGCCTCGACCCGGCAGCCTCCCTCGTGGCCATCCGTCCGGAAAGCATCGGGCTCGGCGACACGCCGCCATCCCATGTCGCGCTCGGCTCCGGCACCGTCACCGACCTCGTCTTCCAGGGCGGCTTCAAGCGCGCGAGCGTCGCCGATCCGGCCGAGCCCGACCGCATCTACACCGTTCGCGTACCCGTCACGCAGCCCCTTGCGGAAGGCGACACGGTGACGCTTCATTGCAGCCCTGACGAGATCATCCCGCTCAAGGAGTAA
- a CDS encoding MBL fold metallo-hydrolase, whose product MPGPVPARDWYETIRMADGVTLIHEPWIKPFFRCNMWHVRGRDRDLLFDTGLGHFSLSAHVALVSERALVCVASHTHFDHIGCHHEFADRMVHEAEAHILADPRPDWTLAESYATDEMFDRLPEGWDAARYRIPPAPGARELAHGDVVDLGDRAFEVVHTPGHSPGGIGLFERATGIFLSGDIVYDGPLIDDAYHSDREIYAATMERLRSLPVSVVHGGHFPSFGPTRFRQIIDEYCAGRRKPGCHLA is encoded by the coding sequence ATGCCCGGCCCCGTTCCCGCCCGCGACTGGTACGAGACGATCCGCATGGCCGACGGCGTCACGCTGATCCACGAGCCGTGGATCAAGCCGTTCTTCCGCTGCAATATGTGGCATGTGCGCGGGCGCGACCGCGATCTCCTGTTCGATACCGGTCTCGGTCATTTCAGCCTGTCCGCCCATGTGGCGCTGGTCAGCGAGCGCGCGCTCGTCTGCGTGGCGAGCCACACCCATTTCGACCATATCGGCTGCCATCACGAATTCGCAGACCGCATGGTCCACGAGGCGGAGGCCCATATCCTCGCCGATCCCCGGCCCGACTGGACACTCGCGGAGAGCTACGCCACCGACGAGATGTTCGACCGGCTGCCGGAAGGCTGGGACGCCGCGCGCTACCGCATTCCGCCGGCACCCGGGGCCCGCGAGCTCGCCCATGGCGACGTGGTCGACCTCGGCGACCGCGCCTTCGAGGTCGTCCACACACCAGGCCACTCCCCGGGCGGCATCGGCCTCTTCGAGCGGGCGACGGGCATCTTCCTGTCCGGCGACATCGTCTATGACGGACCGCTGATCGACGATGCCTATCATTCCGACCGGGAGATCTATGCCGCCACCATGGAACGCCTCCGGTCGCTGCCGGTCAGCGTCGTCCATGGCGGCCATTTCCCGAGCTTCGGACCGACCCGCTTCCGCCAGATCATCGACGAGTACTGCGCCGGCCGCCGCAAGCCCGGCTGCCACCTCGCCTGA
- a CDS encoding VOC family protein gives MAIHELFAYLRVKNAGRAVEFYKQAFGASELFRLVEPDGRIGHVELKFGDAIVMLSDEYPEMDCYAPDPDGGNGFLIHLHVDDADAMIAAAVEAGARLVRPAQDHFYGERSGTVRDPFGHDWMLGHSIEEVEPDEMQRRYTALMEGEGSS, from the coding sequence ATGGCCATTCACGAGCTATTCGCCTATCTCAGGGTCAAAAATGCCGGCCGCGCGGTGGAGTTCTACAAGCAGGCCTTCGGGGCGAGCGAGCTGTTCCGGCTCGTCGAGCCGGACGGGCGCATCGGCCATGTGGAGCTGAAATTCGGCGATGCGATCGTCATGCTCTCCGACGAATATCCCGAGATGGACTGCTACGCGCCGGACCCCGACGGCGGGAACGGCTTTCTCATCCATCTCCATGTGGACGATGCGGACGCCATGATCGCGGCGGCGGTGGAGGCGGGCGCGCGGCTCGTCCGCCCCGCGCAGGATCATTTCTACGGCGAGCGTTCGGGCACGGTGCGCGACCCGTTCGGCCACGACTGGATGCTCGGCCATTCCATCGAGGAGGTCGAGCCCGACGAGATGCAGCGGCGCTACACGGCGCTGATGGAGGGCGAGGGGTCCAGTTAG
- a CDS encoding AraC family transcriptional regulator encodes MGIGRAPRASLKPFVELVWASDGAGAPPAAARRELVLPTGMTHIVLRFGGSPLRLFADHGDRLGDTVGHALIGGARAGPYLKALEPSAPSVGALLRPGAAELMAGAPAGALAGAHTRLEDVWGDRAVSELADRLAGAASPAARLELFEAALAARLPGLRGIDPLVAHALMRLGASWSVGEAVRETGVSHRHFARTFREAVGLGPKTWCRLTRFGAVLDRLAREPAISWAELAVAEGYADQSHFSREFRAFSGLTPGAYRRAAPVAPRHVPVSFVQDGTRAAG; translated from the coding sequence ATGGGCATCGGCCGTGCGCCGAGGGCGTCCCTGAAACCCTTTGTCGAACTCGTCTGGGCATCGGACGGTGCGGGCGCTCCGCCGGCTGCGGCGCGGCGCGAGCTCGTCCTACCGACCGGCATGACCCATATCGTGCTCCGGTTCGGCGGGTCGCCCTTGCGCCTCTTCGCCGATCATGGCGACCGCCTCGGCGACACGGTCGGCCATGCGCTGATCGGCGGTGCGCGCGCCGGGCCCTATCTGAAGGCCCTGGAGCCGTCCGCGCCGAGCGTCGGCGCGTTGCTGCGGCCGGGCGCGGCGGAGCTGATGGCCGGCGCCCCGGCGGGCGCGCTGGCCGGGGCCCATACGCGGCTTGAGGATGTCTGGGGCGACCGGGCCGTCTCGGAGCTCGCGGACCGGCTCGCGGGGGCGGCGTCGCCGGCGGCCCGCCTCGAGCTGTTCGAGGCCGCGCTCGCGGCAAGGCTGCCGGGCCTGCGCGGGATCGATCCGCTCGTCGCCCATGCGCTGATGCGGCTCGGCGCATCCTGGAGCGTCGGGGAGGCGGTGCGCGAGACCGGGGTCAGCCATCGCCATTTCGCCCGCACCTTCAGGGAGGCCGTCGGACTCGGACCCAAGACTTGGTGCCGGCTGACGCGGTTCGGCGCCGTGCTCGACCGGCTGGCGCGCGAACCGGCGATCTCGTGGGCCGAGCTCGCCGTGGCGGAGGGCTATGCGGACCAATCCCATTTCAGCCGCGAGTTCCGCGCGTTCTCGGGCCTCACACCCGGTGCCTATCGCCGCGCCGCACCGGTCGCGCCCCGCCATGTGCCGGTCAGTTTCGTTCAAGACGGGACGCGGGCCGCCGGTTGA
- a CDS encoding ribokinase, translating to MIVVFGSINLDIMVPVERMPAPGETVLGGDCIMSPGGKGANQAHAARLAGADVELIGKVGGDAFAEPALACLRAAGVDLGHVGRSASHPTGCATIWVDAEGGSTIVVSPGANRELKASDLDDETLARAALLLLQQEVPMDEMAEVAARAHRAGLRVVLNAAPAMPVPDGLLACVDDLIVNEIELRQIAASAGLGDASPAALASRTGTRVVATYGAQGLVHHHDGTELRLPAHAVEAVDTTAAGDTFVGVYCACLERGLAEADSLSFANRAAALACTRRGAQASQPGWDEIAAG from the coding sequence ATGATCGTCGTCTTCGGCTCCATCAATCTCGACATCATGGTTCCGGTCGAGCGCATGCCGGCCCCGGGGGAAACCGTTCTCGGCGGCGACTGCATCATGTCGCCGGGCGGGAAGGGGGCGAACCAGGCCCATGCCGCGCGGCTCGCGGGCGCCGATGTGGAGCTCATCGGCAAGGTCGGCGGCGACGCCTTCGCCGAGCCGGCCCTCGCCTGCCTCAGGGCGGCGGGCGTCGATCTCGGCCATGTTGGGCGATCCGCTTCCCATCCCACGGGCTGCGCCACGATCTGGGTCGATGCGGAAGGCGGCAGCACCATCGTCGTGTCGCCCGGCGCCAATCGCGAGCTCAAGGCGTCCGATCTCGACGATGAGACGCTGGCGCGCGCCGCGCTCCTGCTCCTGCAGCAGGAAGTGCCGATGGATGAGATGGCGGAGGTCGCCGCGCGGGCGCACCGGGCGGGCCTGCGCGTGGTGCTGAATGCCGCGCCTGCCATGCCCGTGCCGGACGGCCTGCTGGCTTGCGTGGACGACCTGATCGTCAACGAGATCGAGCTCCGCCAGATCGCCGCCTCCGCGGGGCTTGGCGACGCCTCGCCGGCGGCCCTTGCATCCCGCACGGGGACGCGGGTCGTCGCGACCTATGGCGCGCAAGGCCTCGTCCATCATCACGACGGGACGGAGCTGCGCCTGCCGGCGCATGCGGTGGAGGCGGTCGACACGACGGCGGCGGGCGATACCTTCGTCGGCGTTTATTGCGCCTGCCTCGAGCGCGGGCTGGCGGAGGCGGATTCGCTCAGCTTCGCCAATCGCGCCGCCGCGCTCGCCTGCACGCGCCGGGGCGCCCAGGCCTCCCAGCCCGGCTGGGACGAGATCGCGGCGGGCTGA